A window of Benincasa hispida cultivar B227 chromosome 9, ASM972705v1, whole genome shotgun sequence genomic DNA:
GTTTTGGATTGGCTATGACAGGATGTTCACTGATTCGTGTAGAAGACTCCGAATCATGAAAGGTTCTGAAGCAATTGGACTAGGTAAGTTGTGGCATATTCCGATGTCTAGCATACTTGTTTTGCATAAGCTTCATTCAGTCTTTTCAACGTTTCTATCTCAAGAAAATTGGTATTTTAGATATATGTGTATGCAAACAAGTTCAATGTGATCTAAAGAAATGACTGCTCGTTTGATTGCAGCGCCAAGGGCCTTAGAGAAGTGCAAGAACCGAAACTAGCGAGATGAAGTCCCGGCAAGACCTAGAGATGACATCTCCTGGGATTGTGAAAAAAGCCCCCcttgttttaaaaaagaaatatatattattgttcATTATGTTATAAACTAATGTTGTATCTTATGAAATGCTAACATTTTCCTGCTTGGTAGATAAAAGAATTTCACTGAAAGACACTGAGTGTTGTGTGTTTAAATGTTAATTGTTATTGCTTCCCTCTTAAAGCAAAGAGTGAATCCTATGGAATCTGTTTGCACTTGCAGCTCTCCTCTCTCTTTCTACATTAGTCTTTCCCCACAAACACAACAAAATATCATTCAAATCACTTTCATTTCAGTACCTTATTATTTTATGCATCGATGATAGGCTCGACAACGTCGATGCATCACAGAAACTGCTACAAGCAACAACAATGAATATGCACAAAAGAGCCATTAAGAACAGGATTTTCAACCCCGAAGACAGACTCgaagcatgctttattttcTTGAGAAGGCAGGCAGAGGAAGAGCATCTGCAGGGGTAAGATACTTGTTTTCTGGCAGGGGTGTTGGTTGGTGAAGATTGGTGACATCGGTCTGCGGCTGAAGTTCGGAGGCGGGATTGGGATGTTGGTTGTTGCGACGACGTTTTCGTCGTTTCAAGAAGCTAGAAACGAGATAGCAGAGGAGACGGAGAGAGGAGAGAATGGCTATGAGGAGTAAAGCTGAGAGAAGATAGTCTGTTGGGGAGCGAGATCTTTTGCAGCCAAACAATATTCCAAGACAAACCATGGCAAAAGGGTCTGATGGGCTTCTGCAATGGCTGCCAATTtaatttagagagagagagagttgtaAGCTTTTTCTAAACTTTGGGTTCTTTCCTTGTCCAAACAATGCACAACAGGAGAACTTTCAGGCCTATTCTTGCTTTGCCTTCATCAGCCACTGTTTCATCACTTTAAGTCAAGCATGGAATCATTTCAACTACACCATCCaaattaatatacaaatatgtatatataagaaaaatacaaaaaaaaaaaaaaggaaaaggaaaaaagaaagaaataaaagaggttcaaataaacaaatatgcAACTGCAACATGGAGATTTGAACTCGACCTCAAAAGATGGATTATACGTAAATTATTGCTTAGTGATTGCTCATGTtggtatgaaaaaaaaaaagtcaaattgcAAGTATAGTCCGTGAATTTTGAAGTTTGTATCTATTtgatctctaaactttcaaaggTGTCTACTAGAACTCTAAACTTTTAAGTTTACGTATAATAAGTTcctgtaaattttaaaaactttagaAAGTTAATTGATCTAtaaatttgaactttatatggttTGATCTATGTGTTTATGTTGGCATTAAGAGATAAATAATTTTATGTATAAGGATGATAATAatactaaaaatgaaatattaaaatggtGGTATTTTAGGAAGGGGCCCGGGTTGCTGTTCCTCTAAAGTCTATAAGAGCTTTTGGACAGAAGATGAGCAGATGCCCTCTGACGAATAATATTATACTGTACGTGATATTAAAATTTACGTATATATTCGCCAATCTAATTTATTTGGAATCTTTGGCTGTATAACATAATGTTTGATTACCTGAATTTTCTAAACTATTCTCTCATCCATAAAATGTGTACTTtccatctaaaattaaattttgtggTTGGAATCTTTCCTCTCACATTAAactcaataataatattaataataatactagTGGTAGTAAGTTATCATTTCATTTAGGTATTAATATCACAACtagttataaatttgaaaaatcaatccaaacataaCTTAGTCGATAAAGATTTACATTCACCATCTCAAAGGGTTGAGTCCATCCTCTACACCTGTTGAATAGAGGAAAATCCATATAGTTAAAAAGCTAGGTCtcgtttagtaactatttgattttttaaatttgtgtttattttctcataattttttactcatatgatttttattttttatatgtgaACATTAGGATTCCCGGTCAATttacaaaaacaaaagcaattttttgaaaattatttttttccttcaaattttggctttgattttgaaaaatccCATAAAATGTAGacaacaaaacataaaaaccaGTAAATGTAAGTAGTGTCTATATGCTTAATttatcaaaaactaaaaacttctgtatatatgtatgtatgtatatgtatatgcattaacatttttttaaaattttttatgaataaaacaaTTGTAGAGATGGGATATCAAATATCTAACCTCAAATGAGAGAATACTTATCAATTATCGTGGGGTGAGCTGAGCTCATTTAATGAACACAATATAGGTTTAGACTATTATCGTTTTAGTTTTGATATCTTCTTTTAGTTTTAACAAATGTGGGAATGAAAGGATGAATATTCTAAACTTTGACCTCTCAATCGAGGCTATATGTCTTAAGCTTAATTGGTTAAATGTGAAAAAGATGTAAAAGGTTTAATTTATATACTATTAAAAAGTAAGAGGATGACTCCCCCACTCGAAATATGGATGTTAAACGAAAAGCACTGACAAGCACTGtaacaacaaaaatactaaCAAGTAAACAAGTAAAGGCACACATAAGTTGGTAACCTAGTTTGGTAATAATCCACCTACGTTTGGGGGCAGTGTGCCCAAAGAAAAATAattcactaatattaaagagttaagcaaCTTACAACATAGTACTTATCTATAATACATGATCACTACTGTGACTCACATGAAGCTCAACTCACTAACCACCTAGGCTCTCCCTAAAtgtgagactctctctcaagtgtACTTGCCTCCCcataagtttgataatattagTGTTAGATACTTCAACTTCCGATAGTGTGAGACTCCTCTCACTAAGATATCTTCCCCTTAACGAACTCCCTTCACGGATGAATCTTGGGATCCCCTAAGATGGAGAACTCCTTCTCCGAAGCtgagtcttaggctccccctaaaacTGAGAACCCCTTCATTGGCAGCAATGGGTTAAGTTCCCCCTAAGACTGTGATTTACTTCAAAGTACACAAAGGAGTAGTGAGCAACGAGCAAGAACACAATGTAGAACAATTTGATTGTCAAACAGAAATCGTCTtgctcaataaaataaaaatacaactAGCCTAAATGGACAACATAActcaataaaggaaaatatcagACAAAATATCACAACCGATATtttcaaataaggaaaatattttgcAGGAAAATAATCTATTGTCACAAACAGATGTTACGACTTTATAGGAGACAACTGCAGAAACCACTGCCCTAGAAAAATTATAAAGCCAACTAATAAATCTCCAACAAACTCCCCATTTGgctaataatttatatatatatatatatatatatatgtacatatacATACAAAAGCAAGCAACCATTCATCGTCAAAGTAAAAATGTTTGAAATAAAGGTTTGACAAAAACAATAACATCAGTAATAGGACAAAACAAGTCCAACCATCAAGGTCTTCCAAAACAAACCAAACCATAAACCAAACAACACTAACTCAAACACAAGCACAGATTTAATAAAGTATCAAATAGCAAACCCAGAAGCAGAACCAACACCCCCCTTTCTAGCAATTAAAAAAACCAACTCCTCGATTGAGACGAGAAAGCTCCTCCATCCCTAGACAAGACAGACCACATAATCTGTATTAcctaatcatttcatttttcctctCTTGAAGTCTCTACACCATGGACGCAAGGTCACGAGATTCATTTGATAGCAGGTGAAGGATACAACTACcaaaagaaaactcaaaaaaagcTCTGCTTAGACCATGAAGATGATGAGTCGTGGTGGTAATGTCCAGGTCAGGAATATGGTGTCCCTGCAGAAGCTTTGGGTTGATGGAAAAGAGACTTGGAGAGGATTCAACAGGTTTTGTCAGGGAGAGAAGATCGGGCTTTTGGGACAGCAAAATACCGCAGATGAGGCGAGGAAAACAAATAGGCAATTTAAAAGTTGGGGACCCAATATACCCTTTTAATTTGGTTTAGCACAAACACACCATAATTGAATTGTGCTTGAAGCCCTATCTGATAAAGAAAAGTGGTAAGAGCAATGGATAAGCCTGATTTGTGAGAAGATGGGCCCAATTATAAATGTAGATCTTGTGTAGAAGGGCATATTTAACACTCGAAATAGTTGTAGACAATTGACTCCTTCGTGGCCATGTAGAACGGGCTCCTTCAGTCAATTCAAACACTAAATCTCTAAAGGAAGGACGTTGTTCCCTCACATTCTCAAGCATATTGCGATGTGAAAAATTATTTGTTAGTAACTCAAACTGcaaattagtttttgagttggtctagtcaattcctagtttctaggaaatagttgaagttatttttagttgtAGTCAAGTATAAGTTCCTATTCTTGTGGAGTTAGTGGGATTAGTTGCTAACATTGTGGAATCTATTTTTAGATTCAAGATATGAATTTATATGGAGTTTTCTAGAATGAAATTCACACACttcccatttttctcatttctctCTCATTGGTTAGAACAacagtggtatcagagccctcAATTCTTAAGGGATTTGTGAGCGAGAATCAATGAAATATCTCCGAGAGAAACTAAGTGATACACCTATGAGAGTTGTTAGAGATGGAATTAGGATCAAACAATCTTTCTTCATTGGCTCCACCTGTGTTTGATGGTGAAAACTACCAGGCATGGGCTATCAGAGTGCAAGCCTACATGGAGGGTTGTGATTATTGGAAAGCAATTGAACAAGACTATGAGATTGCTCCACTTCCTGATAACCCAACAATACATCAGATCAAGACTCACAAGGAGAGAGTCACCAGGAAGGCAAAAGCTTAAGCTTGCCAATATGCAATTGTGTCTCCCGCCATATTCAACAGAATTATGGCCTTGAAATTGGCAAAGAAGATCTGAGAGTTCCTCGAGAGTGCGTATGAAGGTGATGAGAGGATTAAAGGCATGAAAGTGTTGAACTTGATGCGAGAATTCGAGAGAATGCAAATGAAAGATTCTGAGTCCATTAAAGAGTACTCAGATAAGTTGATTAGGATTGCTAACAAGGCAAGAGTATTAGGACCCAGTTTATCTGACAATAGATTGGTTCAGAAGATTCTAGTTTCAGTACCTGAGAGATATGAAGCTTCATTAGAAAATACGACCTCTCAAAACTCAAGGTGATAGAAGTGGTTAGTGCTTTGCAAGCACAAGAGCAGAGGAGGTTGATGAGACAAGAAGGAAGCATTGAGGGGGCATTGAAAGCTAGAGTGTAGCAGGGAGAAGGtggaagagagaaaaagggaagtGGCAGCAGTAGCTCAGAGTCTGCTGCAAAAGATGCTGGTAGTACATGCAAGCACTGTGGGAAGCaaaatcatccaaatttcataTGCTGGAGAAAGCCAGATGTGAAGTGTGGAAGATGTCATTTATTGGGGCACATTGAACGATTTTGTAAGGAAGCAAAAACTCAACAGCAAGGAGGAACACATGTTGTAGTATAGCAAGAAGAAGATCAACTCTTTGTGGCTACTTGTTTCTCATCAGTCACTCAATGTGATGGTAGGTTGGTTGATAGTGGGTGTACCAATCACATGACAAATGACAAAGAGTTGTTCAAAGACCTTGACAAGTCATTCAAGTCAAGGGTGAAGATAGGAAACGATGAGTCTCTAAAAGTAAAGGGGAAGGGCACAGTGTCAATAGAGAGTTGTGCTAGAACCAAGTTGATTACTAAAGTGTTGTTTGTCCCTGAAATTGATCAAAACTTGTTAAGCGTTGTTCAATTATTAGAGAATGGATTCAAAGTGTTGTTTAAAGAAGGAAAATGCCTCATTTCTGATTCCAATGGGAATGAGTTGTTCAAAATAAAGATGCAGCACAAGAGCTTCTTGTTGGATCCACTCGAGAAGGAACATATAGCTTTCAAGTGTCAAGTAAATGACACTAAGTTATGGCACAAGAGGTTGGGGCATTTTCATCAAAAAGGGTATGCACAAGTCTGAGGAATTGATTTTTCTGAGACTTTTACACCAGTTGCAAGAATGGATACAATCAGGTTGTTGCTGGCTGTGTCAGCCCAGCATGGATGGAAGGTGTATCAGCTAGATATGAAGTCAACATTCCTAAATGGAGTGTTAGAAGAAGAGATCTATGTTGAGCAACCAAACGGATTCATCATACCAAGAAAAGAGCAGAAGGTTTATTTGTTGAAAAAGGCTCTCTATGGGTTTAAGCAAGCTCCTAGGGCATTGTACAACAATATGGATGATCATTTGCTGAACTTGAGTTTTGTGTGAGTCGTTTTCAAGCTCTTAGGAGCAAGTTAGGTGTTTGCAGTATTTGAGTTAGGAGGAGAATGTTAGTAACTCAAAACTGcaaattagtttttgagttggtctagtcaattcctagtttctaggaaataattgaaattatttttaattgtagTCAAGTCTAAGTTCCTATTTTTGTGGAGTTAGTGGGATTAGTTGCTAACATTGTGGAATCTATTTTTAGATCgaagatatgtatttatatggagttttctagaatgaaattcacacacttcccatttttctcatttccCTCTCATTAGTTAGAACACACTTCccttcttctctcttccacCTTCTCCCTGCTGCAGTCTAGCTTTCAATGCCTCCTTAATGCTTCCTTCTTGTCTCATTAACCTCCTCTGCTCTTGTGCTTGCAAAGCACTAACCACTTCTATCACCTTGAGTTTTGAGAGGTCTTTAGTATTTTCTAAGGAAGCAATGGTTGCTTCATATCTCTCAGGTACTGAAACTAGAATCTTCTGAACCAATCTATTGTCAGATAAATTGGTTTCTAATGCTCTTGCCTTGTTAGCAATCCTAATCAATTTATCTGAGTACTCTTTAATGGACTCAaaatccttcatttgcattCTCTCGAATTCTCGCACCAAGTTCAACACTTTCATGCCTTTAATCTTCTCATCACCTTCATACTCACTTTTGAGGAACTCTCAGATCTCCTTTTCCGACTTCAAGGCCATAATTCTGTTGAATATGGCAAGAGACACAACTGCATATAGGCAAACTCGAGCTTTTGCCTTCCTGGTGACCCTCTCCTTGTCAGTCTTGATCTGATGTATTGTTGGGTTATCATAAAATGGAGCAATCTCATAGTCTTTGCTCAATTGCTTCCCAATAATCACAACCCTCCATGTAGGCTTGCATTCTGATAGCCCATGCCTGGTAGTTTTCACCATCAAACACAGATGGAGCCAATGAAGAAAGACTGTTTGATCCTAAGTCCATCTCTAACAACTCTCACAGGTATATCACTCAGTTTCTCTCGGAGATATTTCATTGATTCTCACTCACAGATCCCTTATGAATTGAGGGTTCTGACACCACTGTTGTTATAACTAATGAGAGggaaatgagaaaaatgggaagtgtgtgaatttcattctagaaaactccatataaatacatatcttgAATCTAAAAATAGATTCCACAATATTAGCAACTAATCTCACTAACTCCACAAGAATAGGAACTTATACTTGACTACAACTAAAATAACTTCAATTATTTCCTAAAAACTAGGAATTGACTAGTCcaactcaaaaactaatttgCAGTTTTGAGTTACTAACAAAGTGGCAGCAGTAGCTCAGATTTTGCTGCAAAGGATGCTGGTAGTACATGCAAGCACTATGGGAAGCAGAATCATCCACATTTCAGATGCTGGAGAAGGCCAGATGTGAAGTGTAGAAGATGTCATTTATTGGGGCACATTGAACGATTCTGTAAGGAAGCAAAAACTCAACAACAAGGAGGAGCACATGTTGTAGTAcaacaagaagaagatcaacTCTTTGTGGCTACTTGTTTCTCATCAGTCACTCAATGTGATGGTTGGTCTGTTGATAGTGGGTGTACCAATCACATGACAAGTGACAAAGAGTTGTTCAAGGACCTTGACAAGTCATTCAAGTCAAGGGTGAATATGGGAAACAGTGAGCATCTAGAAGTAAAAGGGAAGGGCACAGTGTCAATAGAGAGCAGTGTTGGAACCAAGTTGATTACTGAAGTGTTGTTTGTCCCTGAAATTGATCAAAACTTGTTAAGTATTGGTCAATTAGTAGAGAAGGGATTCAAAGTGTTGTTTGAAAAAGGAAAGTGCTTCATTTCTGATTCCAATGGgaatgaattgttcaaaataaagATGCAGCACAAGAGCTTCTCCTGGATCCACTCGAGAAGGAGCAGATAACTTTCAAGTGTCAAGTAAATGACATTGAGTTATGGCACAAGAGGTTGGGACATTTTCATCAAAAAGGGTATGCACAAATCTGGggaattggtttttttttttttagactttTGCACCAGTTGCAAGAATGGACACAATCAGGTTGCTACTGGCTGTGTCAGCCCAGCATGGATGGAAGGTGTATCAGCTAGATGTGAAGTCAACATTCCTAAATGGAGTGTTAGAAGAAGTGATCTATGTTGAGCAACCAGACGGATTCATCATACCAATACAAAAGGAGAAGGTTTATTTGTTGAAGAAGGCTCTCTATTGATTGAAGCAAGCTCCTAGGGCATGGTACAACAAGATGGATGATCACTTGTTGAACCTGAGTTTTGTGTGAGTCGTTTTCAAGCTCTTAGAAGCAAGTTAGGTGTTTGTAGTATTTGAGTTAGGAGGAGAATGTTAGTAACTCAAAACTGcaaattagtttttgagttggtctagtcaattcctagtttctaggaaatagttgaagttatttttagttgtAGTCAAGTCTAAGTTCCGATTTTTGTGGAGTTAGTGGGATTAGTTGTTAACATTATGGAATTTATTTTTAGATTcaagatatgtatttatatggagttttctagaatgaaattcacacacttcccatttttctcatttccCTCTCATTCGTTAGAACAACATGATTGATCAAAGCAGCAGGGAAAACAAATGGATGGCGCCTAATATGCACCCTTGGGTAATCTGGGCTAGCTGAATCTGCAAAACTAGAGGGAAGATTCACAATAACCTTACAAACAAGTTGTGGATAGTAGGGTCCCAAGCTCAAAACAGTTAGTTCAAGGCCAACAACATGAATTAACTCCATAAGCTCAACAAACTCTTAAGTACGACCACATAATTGTTTCTCATCCACAATTTTGCACTTAACAACGTACTTCCACAGGCTAACATCCTTCTCAGAGTGGAAGAAAATACCATCTAAAAGCACAGAGGGAACGTTGGAAGTAATTGaccattttcttttaacttgAGTAAAGGCTTTAGTGACACGAACATAATCAGTATCGTCATTGTCCGAGCTGCTCTTGAATCCCTAGTCTGAAGCTTCCTCATAATCAGTTTTCTCATATTCATTTTCAGATGTCTCAGAGGAGGCATCAACGTCAATATTAACTACATCGGAGACACCAACATCAACAAAAGTTTTCTTTGATCGAAGCTCTGCAATAGTAATATcgtcttcatcatcttcatcaacaGAATGAGTAAAGCGAGGAGAATTCTCATGACTTTGATCGTTGATCTTAGTGGCAACATCAGATAAAGCAACATTTTTCACATTCTCAAAAATCTTAGTAGTCAACAAATTATCAATCACAAGTCTTTGATCCGGTAAAAGGGAAGACTCAGCCAGAGTTTTCACATTCTCTTCAACAGCTTAAGCCTCTTCACTAGGCCTAGTTCTAGCAACAACCAGAATCACATGAGCATTTTGTGAATCAATAGCATCAAGCACAAAAGATGTCTCAACAACagactttaaaatattttcttcagAGACATTCACACCTTCATGTTTGCTGGTTGATTTTTAGTGTTGACATGCTCTAACATGATCTTCTTACTTTCCACAAGGTCAAGAATAAAGTGATGTCTGATGTCGATATGTTTGGTACGACTGTGTTGAACTGAATTTTTGGATATATTAATCGTACTCATGTTGTCAAAGTAAAGAGTCATAAAACCTTGTGGGACATCATACTTCTGTAGCATTTGTTTCATCCAAATCAATTGAGTACAACTACTCCCAACTGCAATGTATTCAGCTTCAGCTGTTGACAGGAAAACACAGTTTTGTTTCTTGCTAAACCATGAAATCAAGTTGTTGCTCAGGAAGAAACAACCTCAAAAAGTACTCTTTTTCTGTCCTCTGAGCTTcctgcccaatcagcatcaCAGTAGTCAACTAATGAGCTACTTGTATCAAACGTATACAGTAATCCATATTCGCTTGTGTCATTTATGTATTTGATTATCCTTTTTGCACTAAACAAATGACTTTTTTAGGACAAGATTGATATCGAGCACACACACCTACAACAAAAGCAATATCTGGTCTGCTGGCTGTTAAATTGAGCAAGCTCCCAATGATGTTCCTGTATAGACTCTCATCAAGTTGAGTTCTACTAGAGTCTTTTGATATTTTCATATGAGTTGGAGCATGAGTTCTTTTAATATTGGCATTTTCAAGGCCAAATTTATTCACTAAATTCTTGACATATTTGCTTTGAAAAATAAAGATTCCCTCATTCAGTTGCTTTATTTGAAATCCCAGAAAATAGGATAGTTCTCCTACCAtgctcatctcaaattcttcttGCATTTTTTTCACAAAGAGCTCGACCATCTCTTGTGACATCCCTCAGTGTGAGTCATTCAGCTGAGGATCTCTGCCCATCAAGCGTGCAAGCCCGTGAAGTTAATCATGCAAATAATCGCCTTATTGCGCTTTTTGGGAGTTTAAGGAAGTCTAActgtattttattttcaaattgctttttgaatttgaactgtTGGCAGTTTAATTGTGACAGGCCTCTTTGTTGTGTTGTGGATTTGTTCTTCCCTCAACCGtctatttacaaaattattgtatttGCTTGTCATACTAAGTCTCCTCTAATGGTGAGTACTCGTCAAAGAACTCACACTTCAAACAGAAAAATGGTGAGATATAAAGAGAAGACCAAACGAAAAATACCATGCTCATCTCGACTTCTtcctgcattttttttttcacaaagagCTCGACTTTTATTCATTGCatcaaacgcattacttcacaaacattgagttacaagtccctgtgttcgacctcggatcatcctagaaacttgtgttcttattatacttggcgagaaagcgataaaacttgtggcaggaacgtaTGGTCATCATATCCATGCTTAAacgtatattgtatattttctagtccaacgcatgaccatcgacgcatggagatcaacgcataacataagttgcatatttattttcctctccTTTTCCAATGCATCAGCAATAAATGTATCTAATTTTTCACAAAGAAAACGAACCTACGTGTATCGTGAGAAGtcatcaacaacaactaaaacataTCGTTTGCCTTCTAGACTCTCTGATTGCATAGGACCCATAAAGTCCATATGAAGAAGTTCCAGTATATGGGTTAAACCCAAGTGAGCTACCTACTTGTGCGCAGTATGAGTTTGTTTTCCTGACTGACAATCTCCACAAATAATTCCAATGGAAGTAGGTAATGGAGTCCAGATATAGCATTTTTGGCAAGTGCATCTTGTAGTCTTCATACTTACATGCCCGAGGTGTTCATGTCATAGGCTAGCTTCATCTTTCAAGAGAGATGACAAACTTGCGAAGAATAGTCAAACTCCACATATAACAGTTATCAGAAGAACGCGTACCTGTCATGACAAGAGCTTTGACTTCGCTTGTGACAACATATATGTCTTTGATAAAGATCATGTTCAGACCTTGGTAGTAAGCCCTCCAACCAACGTTACACTATCTCCAAAAGTGACATTTCCTTTAGCAAAAAATCTGAGAGATGTCAATACAACATTACATTTGTTCGGAACATTCTTCTCTCTCCAAACttgtttgatttttatttgtCTTTTAAGGTAATCCTAAGAGAAGTAAGGAGCCCTTATTGGATAAGTGGATCTATGAAGAATTTTCAATAACTAATGGCAATAAAAGACATTTATGGCCCACTTTGCGACAATAGTGACAAATCCATATTGGTCTGAACGAACGATTGTATTTCCATATTGAATTGCTGAAGAAAGTACCGATAAAACCATAGAACTCTAGATCTTGACCTCTAACAAACTCAATATTTTGCTTCCCTTTGGAATTTGACTGATTATTATGCTAACTTCCACCTTTAGAAAAACCAAGCTTAGAGTTATCACCAACTATTTTTCCTTTAGTCAAAATTTTCTCCAGAGACTCAGTACAACATTCTGACGTTTTGAACACTGAATCCTTCTTTAACTTGAGAAAGTTCATGCTTCAAATCTGCAATAGTAGACATAAGTCTGTGATTGTCAACAACTAACGTCTCAATTTCTCACTTTCAACATCAAGGGATTTTTTATTGTCTTACCATTTGAGAAAAAGTGCATGATAAGAAATATCTGTAGATCCTTGTCTCACGACATTATGAGCATTTTCGGTAAATAGATTGTACTTAGTATCACACCCctccccagattaccctcttaatccgaGAAGAAATGTGAAAACAATTGTCAACCCTCTTATGATAACTACTATCTAACACACTCCTGGGAACCTGTATCCTTAGCACCTGTTAAACCTGATTTTGCAGTTTTTATTCCTCTAAAACTTAACATATAATCTCAGCAACAGCTTAAAGCATACAAATTATTACAGATCAGaatatcaacatcaacataCTTAACAATTTAAGTAAACCAAACTTAT
This region includes:
- the LOC120086637 gene encoding uncharacterized protein LOC120086637, which codes for MKVLNLVREFERMQMKDFESIKEYSDKLIRIANKARALETNLSDNRLVQKILVSVPERYEATIASLENTKDLSKLKVIEVVSALQAQEQRRLMRQEGSIKEALKARLQQGEGGREKKGSVF